One genomic window of Falco peregrinus isolate bFalPer1 chromosome 18, bFalPer1.pri, whole genome shotgun sequence includes the following:
- the PHOSPHO1 gene encoding LOW QUALITY PROTEIN: phosphoethanolamine/phosphocholine phosphatase (The sequence of the model RefSeq protein was modified relative to this genomic sequence to represent the inferred CDS: deleted 1 base in 1 codon), with product MKRCCEGVGLPCLFKGVGMASPRPPKYLLVFDFDETIINENSDDSIVRAAPGQALPEHIRQTFREGFYNEYMQRVLAYMGDQGVKMGDFKTVYENIPLSPGMPDLFQFLSKNHELFEIILISDANMFGIECNLRAAGFYSLFRKIFSNPSSFDKRGYLTLGPYHSHKCLDCPANMCKRKILTEYLAERAQEEVEFERVLYVGDGANDFCPSVTLTSADVAFPRKGYPMHRMTQEMEKKQPGAFQATVIPWESAAEVTRYLQEVLKKKC from the exons atgaaaaggtgcTGTGAGGGCGTTGGGCTGCCATGCCTGTTTAAG GGTGTTGGTATGGCCAGCCCCCGGCCTCCTAAATACCTCCTCGTCTTTGATTTTGATGAGACCATCATCAATGAGAACAGCGATGACTCCATCGTCCGGGCGGCACCAGGGCAGGCGCTTCCAGAGCACATCCGACAGACCTTCCGCGAGGGCTTCTACAACGAGTACATGCAGCGCGTCCTGGCATACATGGGGGACCAGGGGGTCAAGATGGGGGACTTCAAGACTGTCTATGAGAACATCCCCCTGTCCCCCGGCATGCCGGACCTCTTCCAGTTCCTCTCCAAGAACCACGAGCTCTTTGAAATCATCCTCATCTCTGATGCCAACATGTTTGGCATCGAATGCAATCTGAGGGCAGCCGGTTTCTACTCCCTCTTCCGCAAGATCTTCAGCAATCCATCCAGCTTTGACAAGAGGGGATACCTCACCTTG GGCCCCTACCACAGCCACAAGTGCCTTGACTGCCCGGCCAACATGTGCAAACGCAAAATCCTGACAGAGTACCTGGCAGAGAGAGCCCAGGAGGAGGTGGAGTTCGAGAGGGTCTTGTACGTGGGGGATGGTGCCAATGACTTCTGCCCTTCCGTGACTCTGACTTCAGCTGATGTGGCTTTCCCGCGCAAGGGCTACCCCATGCACCGGATGACCCAGGAGATGGAGAAGAAGCAGCCTGGAGCCTTCCAGGCCACTGTCATCCCCTGGGAGTCAGCTGCAGAGGTCACCCGCTATCTCCAGGAGGTTCTCAAGAAGAAGTGTTGA
- the ABI3 gene encoding ABI gene family member 3: MSELEQLQQRDIPAGRQVLRDHHCNLHRVADYCESNYLQASDKRKALEETMALSTQSLASVTYQVSSLATAFLRLLDLQAAELRKVEADVSCVAQRVDMHKEKVSRREIGSLTVSRRFPSYQKIMPPPSPPCLEPYYRKPLNFSILDDIGHGIKDHSTQLSRTGTLARKGIKSTAQAVGTLGRSTRVPEPIQPPVVPQGKLSAASSTSSLITVGSSGAPAAPCEGIPVPPPLPSLLGPSPPAAAAILPPPPLPGDLPPPGDMDMPPPDLMPPAPDDLETLPPPALPAFEDLAPLPPLAAEDPPWVPENYLEKVVALYPYAQQKDNELSFQPGALLFVTRRYSDGWCEGVMGEEVGFFPGNYVEPI; the protein is encoded by the exons ATgtcagagctggagcagctgcagcagcgtGACATCCCAGCAGGCCGGCAGGTCCTGCGCGACCACCACTGCAACCTCCACAGGGTCGCCGACTACTGCGAAAGCAACTACTTGCAG GCGAGTGACAAGCGGAAGGCGCTGGAGGAGACGATGGCGCTGAGCACGCAGTCCCTGGCCAGTGTGACCTACCAGGTCAGCAGCCTGGCCACCGCCTTCCTGCGGTTGCTGGACCTGCAGGCGGCCGAGCTGCGGAAGGTGGAGGCTGACGTCAGCTGCGTGGCCCAG AGGGTTGACATGCACAAGGAGAAGGTGTCTCGCCGGGAGATTGGCTCGTTAACTGTCAGCAGGAGGTTCCCGTCCTACCAGAAGATTatgcccccccccagcccaccctgcctggAGCCCTACTACAGGAAACCCCTCAACTTCAGCATCCTGGATGACATTGGCCATGGCATAAAG GaccacagcacccagctgtCCCGCACGGGCACCCTGGCTCGGAAGGGGATCAAGTCGACAGCGCAAGCTGTGGGCACCCTGGG GAGAAGCACCCGCGTCCCTGAGCCCATCCAGCCACCCGTGGTTCCCCAGGGCAAActctcagcagcctcctccACTTCCTCGCTGATAACCGTCGG ctcgAGCGGAGCCCCGGCAGCCCCCTGTGAAGGCATCCCTGTCCCACCAccgctcccctccctgctggggCCATCCCCACCGGCTGCGGCTGCCATCCTGCcgcccccacctctccctgggGACCTGCCACCACCAGGAGACATGGACATGCCCCCACCAGACCTCATGCCCCCAG CCCCCGATGATCTCGAGACGCTGCCACCACCAGCTTTGCCTGCCTTTGAGGATTTGGCCCCCCTGCCACCACTTGCTGCAGAGGACCCCCCTTGGGTTCCGGAGAACTACCTGGAGAAAG TGGTGGCCCTCTACCCCTATGCACAGCAGAAGGACAACGAGCTCTCCTTCCAGCCTGGCGCCCTCCTCTTTGTCACACGACGCTACTCGGATGGCTGGTGCGAGGGCGTCATGGGTGAGGAAGTGGGTTTCTTCCCCGGCAATTACGTGGAGCCCATCTGA